Proteins from a single region of Oncorhynchus kisutch isolate 150728-3 unplaced genomic scaffold, Okis_V2 Okis01b-Okis20b_hom, whole genome shotgun sequence:
- the akap8l gene encoding A-kinase anchor protein 8-like isoform X6, giving the protein MEGRGYSSGGYSSWGGGSGSRGSDNYDPYGGGYKDSMSGMGGYGGGHKRGLSGSSLLSTGTSADAVIAKINQRLDMLTQLEGGMKGGGRSDRFDQYESFDSRGPSSLPSRDLYRSGSYGYGDGRGDMPQRASGFGGGGGLGSGFDSSSSYGAAKMQRQNMRDSFSSGQGGGSWAGAGQRSPRRGGGRGGFGGRRSDPTPMGGGGGRMGGRGGGRGGGGHSPGGRGKLPSLLGHRMPPQTGAFHQSAQQGRVPGHQDFPGRHFGGGPQGGHQRGRKRPLNRQQQQQPGGGQRDGQKKRKQTLTAADEPESKMNKTESAGGETAEEPAENNGEENEATKAPADGEKVVSMQEEISQMKKKLQTGKQTPPQDKVPKNRRKRGGFLERVTFACSVCKFRSFYHEDMAAHLESKFHKDHFKFLSSQLSKPTTDFLQEYLNNKYKKTEQRTSQMENHCAAICQVYKEQDLTRQLGMEHFMKKVEAAHCAACDLFIPMQFYVIQKHLKSPDHNFNRKGMMEQSKRASLSVARSILNHKIIGKKLESYLKGENPFLGNQDDQDPEDSMIMEVSEAELTNESLAETTKEEAGPETSQAAATGADGVEEEKMEEGGVAVADGGEEEAQVEKPAGGEGDTQGEEETQGEAEGELEQVGEEEEEGFEVGDEFGEEDEGVEGELGEEEEDEGVGGEDEGVAVEKKDEDADVVVIE; this is encoded by the exons ATGGAAGGCCGTGGCTACAGTTCAG GAGGATACTCGAGCTGGGGAGGAGGTTCGGGGAGccgag GCTCAGACAACTATGACCCGTATGGAGGGGGCTACAAGGACTCCATGTCAGGGATGGGGGGCTACGGAGGGGGGCACAAGAGGGGTCTCTCTGGGAGCTCTCTGTTGTCGACGGGGACCAGTGCAGATGCTGTCATCGCTAAGATCAACCAACGCCTTGACATGCTGACCCAGCTGGAGGGAGGCATGAAGGGTGGGGGGCGCAgcgacag GTTTGACCAATACGAGTCCTTCGACTCGCGgggcccctcctccctcccctcccgggaTCTCTACAGATCCGGTAGCTATGGTTACGGCGATGGCCGAGGGGACATGCCCCAAAGAGCTTCAGGCTTCGGAGGAGGTGGTGGTCTAGGCTCAGGCTTTGACAGCTCCTCCTCCTACGGAGCTGCTAAGATGCAGCGGCAGAACATGAGAGACTCCTTCTCCAGTGGCCAGGGAGGAGGAAGCTGGGCCGGAGCAGGCCAGCGCTCCCCGAGAAGGGGGGGAGGCCGCGGAGGTTTTGGAGGCCGCAGATCCGACCCCACTCCCatgggtggaggtggtggtaggatgggtggaagaggaggaggccgGGGAGGTGGCGGTCACTCCCCTGGGGGTAGGGGCAAGCTCCCATCCCTCCTGGGTCACCGCATGCCCCCCCAGACCGGGGCCTTCCACCAGTCCGCTCAACAGGGCCGGGTCCCTGGGCACCAGGACTTCCCAGGGCGCCACTTTGGAGGGGGCCCCCAGGGAGGCCACCAGCGCGGGCGCAAGAGGCCCCTCAACCGA cagcaacagcagcagcctgGTGGTGGTCAGCGTGACGGTCAGAAGAAGAGAAAACAGACTCTGACCGCAGCAGATGAACCAGAGTCCAAGATGAACAAGACAGAGAGCGCAGGTGGAGAGACCGCTGAAG AACCAGCAGAGAACAACGGTGAAGAAAATGAG gcaACCAAAGCCCCAGCTGATGGAGAGAAAG tggtGTCGATGCAGGAGGAGATCTCTCAGATGAAGAAGAAGCTCCAGACAGGGAAACAGACTCCTCCCCAGGACAAGGTCCCCAAAAACAGGAGGAAGAGGGGCGGCTTCCTGGAAAG GGTGACGTTTGCGTGCTCGGTGTGTAAGTTCCGCTCGTTCTACCACGAGGACATGGCAGCCCACCTGGAGAGCAAGTTCCACAAAGATCACTTCAAGTTCCTGTCCAGTCAGCTGTCCAAACCCACCACAGACTTCttacag GAGTACCTGAATAACAAGTATAAGAAGACGGAGCAGAGGACCAGTCAGATGGAGAACCACTGTGCTGCCATCTGCCAAGTCTACAAGGAACAGGACCTCACCAGGC AGTTGGGTATGGAACACTTCATGAAGAAGGTGGAGGCAGCCCACTGTGCAGCCTGTGACCTCTTCATCCCCATGCAGTTCTACGTCATACAGAAACACCTCAAGTCCCCCGACCACAACTTCAACCGCAAG GGTATGATGGAGCAGTCTAAGAGGGCCAGTCTGTCAGTGGCTCGCAGCATCCTCAACCACAAAATCATTGGAAAGAAGCTGGAGAGTTACCTCAAG ggTGAGAACCCCTTCCTCGGTAACCAGGACGACCAAGACCCAGAGGACTCGATGATTATGGAGGTGTCAGAGGCTGAGCTGACCAATGAGAGCCTGGCGGAGACCACCAAGGAAGAGGCGGGGCCAGAGACATCGCAGGCGGCGGCCACCGGGGCTgatggggtagaggaggagaagatggaggaggggggagtggCGGTAGCagatggaggggaggaagaggcgCAAGTAGAGAAGCCagcgggaggagagggggacacgCAGGGTGAGGAGGAGACGCAGGGGGAGGCTGAGGGAGAGCTGGAGCaggtaggagaggaagaggaggaagggtttGAAGTAGGAGATGAGtttggagaggaggatgagggagtggaaggagagctgggagaggaagaggaggatgaaggagtgggaggagaggatgagggtgtGGCGGTAGAGAAGAAAGACGAGGATGCTGACGTGGTCGTCATAGAGTGA
- the akap8l gene encoding A-kinase anchor protein 8-like isoform X4 codes for MEGRGYSSGGYSSWGGGSGSRDNYDPYGGGYKDSMSGMGGYGGGHKRGLSGSSLLSTGTSADAVIAKINQRLDMLTQLEGGMKGGGRSDRFDQYESFDSRGPSSLPSRDLYRSGSYGYGDGRGDMPQRASGFGGGGGLGSGFDSSSSYGAAKMQRQNMRDSFSSGQGGGSWAGAGQRSPRRGGGRGGFGGRRSDPTPMGGGGGRMGGRGGGRGGGGHSPGGRGKLPSLLGHRMPPQTGAFHQSAQQGRVPGHQDFPGRHFGGGPQGGHQRGRKRPLNRQQQQQPGGGQRDGQKKRKQTLTAADEPESKMNKTESAGGETAEEPAENNGEENEATKAPADGEKVVSMQEEISQMKKKLQTGKQTPPQDKVPKNRRKRGGFLERSGVTLTPKSQTQRVTFACSVCKFRSFYHEDMAAHLESKFHKDHFKFLSSQLSKPTTDFLQEYLNNKYKKTEQRTSQMENHCAAICQVYKEQDLTRQLGMEHFMKKVEAAHCAACDLFIPMQFYVIQKHLKSPDHNFNRKGMMEQSKRASLSVARSILNHKIIGKKLESYLKGENPFLGNQDDQDPEDSMIMEVSEAELTNESLAETTKEEAGPETSQAAATGADGVEEEKMEEGGVAVADGGEEEAQVEKPAGGEGDTQGEEETQGEAEGELEQVGEEEEEGFEVGDEFGEEDEGVEGELGEEEEDEGVGGEDEGVAVEKKDEDADVVVIE; via the exons ATGGAAGGCCGTGGCTACAGTTCAG GAGGATACTCGAGCTGGGGAGGAGGTTCGGGGAGccgag ACAACTATGACCCGTATGGAGGGGGCTACAAGGACTCCATGTCAGGGATGGGGGGCTACGGAGGGGGGCACAAGAGGGGTCTCTCTGGGAGCTCTCTGTTGTCGACGGGGACCAGTGCAGATGCTGTCATCGCTAAGATCAACCAACGCCTTGACATGCTGACCCAGCTGGAGGGAGGCATGAAGGGTGGGGGGCGCAgcgacag GTTTGACCAATACGAGTCCTTCGACTCGCGgggcccctcctccctcccctcccgggaTCTCTACAGATCCGGTAGCTATGGTTACGGCGATGGCCGAGGGGACATGCCCCAAAGAGCTTCAGGCTTCGGAGGAGGTGGTGGTCTAGGCTCAGGCTTTGACAGCTCCTCCTCCTACGGAGCTGCTAAGATGCAGCGGCAGAACATGAGAGACTCCTTCTCCAGTGGCCAGGGAGGAGGAAGCTGGGCCGGAGCAGGCCAGCGCTCCCCGAGAAGGGGGGGAGGCCGCGGAGGTTTTGGAGGCCGCAGATCCGACCCCACTCCCatgggtggaggtggtggtaggatgggtggaagaggaggaggccgGGGAGGTGGCGGTCACTCCCCTGGGGGTAGGGGCAAGCTCCCATCCCTCCTGGGTCACCGCATGCCCCCCCAGACCGGGGCCTTCCACCAGTCCGCTCAACAGGGCCGGGTCCCTGGGCACCAGGACTTCCCAGGGCGCCACTTTGGAGGGGGCCCCCAGGGAGGCCACCAGCGCGGGCGCAAGAGGCCCCTCAACCGA cagcaacagcagcagcctgGTGGTGGTCAGCGTGACGGTCAGAAGAAGAGAAAACAGACTCTGACCGCAGCAGATGAACCAGAGTCCAAGATGAACAAGACAGAGAGCGCAGGTGGAGAGACCGCTGAAG AACCAGCAGAGAACAACGGTGAAGAAAATGAG gcaACCAAAGCCCCAGCTGATGGAGAGAAAG tggtGTCGATGCAGGAGGAGATCTCTCAGATGAAGAAGAAGCTCCAGACAGGGAAACAGACTCCTCCCCAGGACAAGGTCCCCAAAAACAGGAGGAAGAGGGGCGGCTTCCTGGAAAGGTCAGGGGTCACACTAACACCCAAAAGTCAAACCCAGAG GGTGACGTTTGCGTGCTCGGTGTGTAAGTTCCGCTCGTTCTACCACGAGGACATGGCAGCCCACCTGGAGAGCAAGTTCCACAAAGATCACTTCAAGTTCCTGTCCAGTCAGCTGTCCAAACCCACCACAGACTTCttacag GAGTACCTGAATAACAAGTATAAGAAGACGGAGCAGAGGACCAGTCAGATGGAGAACCACTGTGCTGCCATCTGCCAAGTCTACAAGGAACAGGACCTCACCAGGC AGTTGGGTATGGAACACTTCATGAAGAAGGTGGAGGCAGCCCACTGTGCAGCCTGTGACCTCTTCATCCCCATGCAGTTCTACGTCATACAGAAACACCTCAAGTCCCCCGACCACAACTTCAACCGCAAG GGTATGATGGAGCAGTCTAAGAGGGCCAGTCTGTCAGTGGCTCGCAGCATCCTCAACCACAAAATCATTGGAAAGAAGCTGGAGAGTTACCTCAAG ggTGAGAACCCCTTCCTCGGTAACCAGGACGACCAAGACCCAGAGGACTCGATGATTATGGAGGTGTCAGAGGCTGAGCTGACCAATGAGAGCCTGGCGGAGACCACCAAGGAAGAGGCGGGGCCAGAGACATCGCAGGCGGCGGCCACCGGGGCTgatggggtagaggaggagaagatggaggaggggggagtggCGGTAGCagatggaggggaggaagaggcgCAAGTAGAGAAGCCagcgggaggagagggggacacgCAGGGTGAGGAGGAGACGCAGGGGGAGGCTGAGGGAGAGCTGGAGCaggtaggagaggaagaggaggaagggtttGAAGTAGGAGATGAGtttggagaggaggatgagggagtggaaggagagctgggagaggaagaggaggatgaaggagtgggaggagaggatgagggtgtGGCGGTAGAGAAGAAAGACGAGGATGCTGACGTGGTCGTCATAGAGTGA